The genomic stretch GCAGTTCACGTGGGACATCAACGCCGGGCTGCCGGTGGTGCTCGACGACGGCAACCAGTATCTCTACGGCGCCGGGCTCTCGGCGATGAAGCAGTCGGGCAACTGGTATTACTACCTGGCGGACGGGCTGGGGTCGACCATGGCGGTGATCGACAGCTCGGGCGTGGTCCAGAAGTCGTACCAGTACGATGTGTATGGCGAGGTCGCGGGCGGCAGCGGCAGCCTGGCGAACGAGTTCGATTTCGCCGGCCAGCAGACCGACGGGAGCACCGGCCTGCAGTACCTCCGCGCCAGGTACTACGACCCGGCTACGGGGGTGTTCTTGAGCCGCGATCCCTTATCTTTCAAGACTGGTTGGCCACAGTCGCCATTCGGGTACGCTGGCGCGGCACCCACGAACTTCAGCGATCCCTGGGGGCTCGACAAGTGCAGCTGGAAGGACCCGTGGGAGTGTGCCAAGAACGCCGGATCAGCTATTGGCGGTGCCGTCGGAGGTACGGCATCTGCGGCAGCTGATCATCTTCAGGACGCTGCGGATGCCCTCGTGGACCTCGCTGTCGGAAAGGCAAAGGACCCTCTGGTGCAATTGTCGATCGCTCAGGCCGCAGCAGGGCTGGCGGTCGCTCTTGCCTGCCCTGCCGCGGTGGCTTCAGGTGGAGCCGCTGCACCAGCGTGTGCGGGAGCTATCGCCCTGGTCGGGTACACGATCTGGGCCAAACAAGAGATCATCAAGAAGAGGCGGGAGGAAGGCGTGTACAACGAAGCACAGTTCGTGTGCATGCTAATCACCTCAGCGCCATTTCCCGTCCCTGGCGTAATCCCGGGCATCTCGATGCCGCTCTGCCCCGCGGTTGGCAAGCTGCAGGATGTGGTCGAGGAGGCCTTAGGTGGAGGCCAAGACACGCCGAGCCCCCTCAAGGAAAAGCCGTGAGGAACAAATCAAGATGGTGAAGCACGGAACCGCTCTGGCCTATGTCCTAGTACTTCTCGCGCTAACGCTGGTCCTACTCGCAGGCCCGACTAGCGCGCGAATGACACTCCTTATCGTCTTGATCGCGGCGCTCGCCGCATACGCGGCGCTCTTGGGTTGGCGTGTCCTGAGGCGCAGAGCCCGCAGATAGGGCCGAGACCGACCAAAGAACGGAGGGGCCAGTAGGTTGCATGCGGGTACTTCACGGTGAGCCGGTTCGCTTCGCGTCTCGATTATGCTTTCTGGCGCCTTCCTCTCGCGGTTCACTACGGCTGGGCCTCCGTCGTCTTCCTCCTAGAAGCCGTGACCGGTTCATCCAACCCCCGCACCTTCGAGAATGTTGCAAAGCTCCGTCGAGAAAGGATCGCTGCACACTCCAGCGAGGATGTGGAGTAATCACAGAGGTAGCGTGGATAGAACTGCGAGTTGCTGGGGGATCGAGTTGAATGAGCGTGAGCGCGATACCCACCACGACCGCACTGACCGGCTGGGCTCGACGAGGGCGATGGTCGATGGTAGCGGGAACGTGGTGAAGTCGTACCAGTACGATGTGTATGGCGAGGTCACTGGCGGCAGCGGCAGCCAGGGGAACGAGTTCGACTTCGCCGGCCGGCAGACGGACGCCACGGGGCTCCAGTACCTGCGAGCCAGGTACTACGACCCGGCTACGGGGGTGTTCCTGAGCAGGGACCCGTTGGCCGTTGCTGCTGCTTGGACCGGCGCTAGCCACGGGTATGCTAATGCATCGCCCGCAGTGTTCGTTGACCCCACGGGACTGTGGAGCATTTGGCCGGGCGGAGGGGGAACGTGCCTTTTTGGAATCGGCATCTGCAAGGATGGCGACTCCTCTCCGCCGGGGGTAGATGCTGCGTGCGTCGGTTGGTATGCCTACACAGTCCCGCCTCACTGCAAGGCTCAGATCGACAGACTGAACCGTTGGCTCGATGACCATTTGGTCGAGATTGGCACTCTCGTTGGCGAGTACCTTGCCGTTGCACCGTACGGCGACGGACCAAAGAAGCTCACCGGATTCACGAGGCATGGGATCAACCAGGCCATCTCAAGGGATGGGCATGGTGTAAGCACGCGGGCGATCCGAGAGGCAATCAAGCACGGCCAGGTCACCAAAGAAGTCCGTGGTGGCAGACCAGCCTGGGTCTACCGGGGGAGGGATGCCACGGTGGTTCTGA from Fimbriimonadia bacterium encodes the following:
- a CDS encoding RHS repeat-associated core domain-containing protein yields the protein QFTWDINAGLPVVLDDGNQYLYGAGLSAMKQSGNWYYYLADGLGSTMAVIDSSGVVQKSYQYDVYGEVAGGSGSLANEFDFAGQQTDGSTGLQYLRARYYDPATGVFLSRDPLSFKTGWPQSPFGYAGAAPTNFSDPWGLDKCSWKDPWECAKNAGSAIGGAVGGTASAAADHLQDAADALVDLAVGKAKDPLVQLSIAQAAAGLAVALACPAAVASGGAAAPACAGAIALVGYTIWAKQEIIKKRREEGVYNEAQFVCMLITSAPFPVPGVIPGISMPLCPAVGKLQDVVEEALGGGQDTPSPLKEKP
- a CDS encoding RHS repeat-associated core domain-containing protein, whose product is MDRTASCWGIELNERERDTHHDRTDRLGSTRAMVDGSGNVVKSYQYDVYGEVTGGSGSQGNEFDFAGRQTDATGLQYLRARYYDPATGVFLSRDPLAVAAAWTGASHGYANASPAVFVDPTGLWSIWPGGGGTCLFGIGICKDGDSSPPGVDAACVGWYAYTVPPHCKAQIDRLNRWLDDHLVEIGTLVGEYLAVAPYGDGPKKLTGFTRHGINQAISRDGHGVSTRAIREAIKHGQVTKEVRGGRPAWVYRGRDATVVLNAAGRVITVIATSRRGWRY